The following DNA comes from Lutra lutra chromosome 14, mLutLut1.2, whole genome shotgun sequence.
gtttcattttcttttgataaatactgAGAAGTGAaatagctggatcatatggtagttctttctagttttattttttgaggaaacttcatacttttttccatagtggctgcaccaatttacattcccaccaacagtgcacaagggtctCCTTTTCTCCCTAGCTTTGCCAACACTTAACTTCTTTTTGATAactagccattctaatagatgtgaggtgatatctcactatgtttttgatgtccattcctctgatgattagtgatgtcaggcaccttttcatgtacttgttggctatctaaatttattctttggaaaaatttctatttagaccctctgcccatttattaaattggttttttgctattgagttttatgagtttttaagatatatttggaTCTTAATCCCTTATATATGATTTGCAGttgttttctcccattcattgtgtttccttttcattttggtttcttttggtgtacagaagctttttagcttgatgtggtctcatttattcatttttgcttttggtgtcaaatccaagaaatcatcaccaagacagaTGTTAAGGATCTTATCCACTatgttttctaagagttttatggtttcaggggcgtctgggtggctcagttggttaagtgtctgcttaggtcatgatgccagggtcctgggatcaaatcctgcattggactccctgctcagctgggagcctgcttctctgtctgtctgccccaCCTCGctggtgctttctctttctctctctctgtctgaaataaataaagtctttaaagaaaaagagctttatggtttcagttcttaaattcaagtctttaatccattttgagttgatgtTTATTTATGAGAGATGCATACTTTATGTACATAAGatagtggtccaatttcattttttggcaTATGGCCATtcagtgttcccagcaccatttattgaaaagacttttttccctgttgtatattcttggctcctttctcACAAATTAATTCACCTTTTGTGTGTGGGTTATTTTTGggctctttattctttctctttctccctttttttttttttaaacaagctgttgccagttttattaaaaaaaaatcctgtgtggTTTACTTTTCACCAATCTGTTCTGGAATGCTTCTAATgctatcagaatcacctggatcAATGAGAGCCAGCCTGCATACTCTGTAGTATTTCCCACATGCTGTGTCCAATTTGATATTACTGCGACTGTAGTGATGGACACCAGCTTTGGCCAACATGGTGTAGTATTGTGTTTCAGATTTCCTCAAGGCTGGGCAGTTGTTGGCGAGGATGACCAGTTTCGCTTTGCCATGTCTGATCATTTTCAGAGTTTGCTTGTACCCCAGCACGTACTTTCCACTTTTTGTAATGACCTGGAGCCTAGAGTTGATTGACTCCAGAgacttttttgtcttctttgctgCCACCAtcttcctgtcttcctgcctTAGGTGTGGGCCCCAACCAAGAGCAGCTGCCAAAATCTGGGCTCTTTATGCTCttgttttatgtgtctgtttttatgccagtaccatactattttgaatactatagctttgtaatataatttgaattcAGGAAGCTTGATGtgtccagctttgttcttctttctcaagatttgctttggctattccTGGTCTATTGtggtttcataaaaattttaagattggagtccctgggtggctcaggtggttaagctcctgactttggctcaagtcatgatcttggg
Coding sequences within:
- the LOC125084983 gene encoding 60S ribosomal protein L30-like; protein product: MVAAKKTKKSLESINSRLQVITKSGKYVLGYKQTLKMIRHGKAKLVILANNCPALRKSETQYYTMLAKAGVHHYSRSNIKLDTACGKYYRVCRLALIDPGDSDSIRSIPEQIGEK